From one Neorhizobium galegae genomic stretch:
- the hutH gene encoding histidine ammonia-lyase, whose amino-acid sequence MSIVLTPGSVSLRELQDIYWNGTPARIDSSFDAGIEKAAARIAQIAAGNEPVYGINTGFGKLASIKIDSADVATLQRNLILSHCCGVGAPLAENIVRLIMALKLISLGRGASGVRLELVRLIEAMLETGVIPLIPEKGSVGASGDLAPLAHMAAVMMGEGEAFYQGILLPAAEALAKAGLKPVVLAAKEGLALINGTQTSTALALAGLFRAHRAAQTALVTGAMSTDAAMGSSAPFHPDIHTLRGHKGQIDAAAALRALLSGSVIRESHLQGDERVQDPYCIRCQPQVDGACLDLLRSVARTLEIEANAVTDNPLVLSDDTVVSGGNFHAEPVAFAADQIALAVCEIGAISQRRIALLVDPALSYGLPAFLAKKPGLNSGLMIAEVTSAALMSENKQMSHPASVDSTPTSANQEDHVSMACHGARRLLQMTDNLATIIGIEALTAAQGVELRKPLTTSPELQKVIATIRSVVPSLEEDRYMANDLKAATDLVASGALGASVSTDILPVLEA is encoded by the coding sequence ATGAGCATCGTTCTGACACCCGGCTCGGTGAGCCTTCGCGAGCTTCAGGACATCTACTGGAACGGCACGCCGGCACGGATCGATTCTTCGTTCGACGCAGGCATTGAGAAGGCTGCGGCGCGGATCGCCCAGATTGCCGCCGGCAACGAACCGGTCTACGGCATCAATACCGGCTTCGGAAAACTGGCGTCGATCAAGATCGACAGTGCCGATGTCGCGACGCTCCAGCGCAACCTGATCCTGTCGCATTGCTGCGGTGTCGGCGCGCCGCTCGCCGAGAATATCGTCCGCCTGATCATGGCACTGAAACTCATTTCGCTCGGTCGCGGTGCATCCGGCGTCCGGCTCGAACTGGTGCGCCTGATCGAGGCGATGCTGGAAACCGGCGTGATCCCGCTCATTCCCGAAAAAGGCTCGGTCGGCGCGTCGGGCGATCTGGCGCCGCTTGCGCATATGGCGGCCGTGATGATGGGCGAAGGCGAGGCCTTTTATCAAGGCATATTGCTGCCGGCTGCCGAGGCGCTTGCGAAGGCCGGATTGAAACCGGTCGTGCTTGCCGCCAAGGAGGGCCTTGCCCTGATCAACGGCACCCAGACTTCTACGGCCCTGGCACTGGCCGGCCTGTTCCGTGCCCATCGCGCCGCCCAGACAGCACTGGTGACCGGCGCGATGTCGACAGATGCCGCCATGGGCTCCTCCGCACCTTTCCATCCGGATATCCACACACTTCGCGGCCACAAGGGCCAGATCGATGCGGCCGCGGCGCTGCGCGCCCTACTGTCGGGTTCGGTCATCCGCGAAAGTCATCTTCAGGGCGACGAACGGGTTCAGGACCCCTATTGCATCCGCTGCCAGCCCCAGGTCGACGGCGCCTGCCTCGATCTGCTGCGCTCGGTTGCCCGCACGCTTGAGATCGAAGCCAATGCGGTGACCGACAATCCACTGGTGCTTTCCGATGACACCGTCGTTTCCGGCGGCAATTTCCACGCCGAGCCGGTGGCCTTTGCTGCCGATCAGATCGCGCTTGCCGTCTGCGAAATCGGCGCGATCTCCCAGCGCCGCATTGCGCTGCTCGTGGACCCGGCCCTTTCCTACGGTCTGCCGGCCTTTCTCGCAAAAAAGCCGGGGCTCAATTCCGGGCTGATGATCGCGGAAGTCACATCCGCCGCCCTGATGTCGGAAAACAAGCAGATGTCGCATCCCGCCTCGGTCGATTCGACGCCGACCTCCGCCAACCAGGAAGACCACGTTTCCATGGCCTGCCATGGGGCACGCCGACTTCTCCAGATGACCGACAATCTTGCGACCATCATCGGCATCGAGGCGCTGACGGCGGCGCAGGGCGTGGAACTGCGCAAGCCACTGACCACCAGCCCCGAACTCCAGAAGGTGATCGCCACCATCCGCTCCGTCGTTCCGAGTCTGGAAGAGGATCGTTACATGGCAAACGACCTCAAGGCGGCGACAGATCTCGTTGCTTCAGGCGCGCTTGGCGCGTCCGTTTCCACGGATATCCTGCCGGTCCTGGAGGCGTGA
- the hutI gene encoding imidazolonepropionase, with amino-acid sequence MDGEDSSKSAAGSATLWHNARIATFAPSASGLGIIEAGAIAVRDGRIAFVGALADLPAEFEKSENKTDCGGRWITPALIDCHTHLVFGGDRAMEFEMRLAGSTYEEIARAGGGIISSVKATNALSEDELLAQVLRRLDTLLAEGISTVEIKSGYALNIEGELKMLRVARRLGEVRPVRIVTSWLAAHATPAEYKGRNGDYITDVVLPGLDAAHSQGLVDAVDGFCEGIAFSPAEITRVFDKAKALGLPVKLHAEQLSDLGGARLASSYGALSADHLEYLSAADARAMADAGTVAVLLPGAFYTLREKQAPPVQALRDAGTHIALATDSNPGTSPLTSLLMTMNMGATLFGLTVEECLAGVTREAARALGLQAETGTLEVGKSADFAIWDIERPAELVYRIGFNPLTARIFKGERVSA; translated from the coding sequence ATGGATGGGGAAGATTCTTCAAAATCTGCAGCAGGCTCCGCTACGCTTTGGCACAATGCGCGGATCGCCACTTTTGCTCCCTCTGCATCCGGCCTCGGCATTATCGAAGCCGGCGCGATCGCCGTGCGCGACGGGCGGATAGCTTTCGTCGGCGCACTGGCCGACCTGCCTGCCGAATTTGAGAAGTCCGAAAACAAAACCGATTGCGGCGGGCGCTGGATCACCCCGGCGCTGATCGACTGCCATACCCATCTGGTATTCGGCGGCGACCGCGCGATGGAATTCGAAATGCGCCTGGCCGGATCGACCTACGAGGAGATCGCACGAGCCGGCGGCGGCATCATCTCGTCGGTAAAGGCAACCAATGCACTCTCGGAAGACGAGCTCCTCGCCCAGGTGCTTCGCAGGCTGGACACGCTTCTGGCCGAGGGTATCAGCACGGTCGAGATTAAATCCGGCTATGCGCTGAACATCGAGGGCGAGCTGAAAATGCTGCGGGTTGCCCGCAGGCTGGGCGAAGTCCGACCGGTGCGGATCGTCACCAGCTGGCTTGCCGCGCATGCGACACCGGCGGAGTACAAGGGCCGCAACGGCGATTATATCACCGACGTGGTCCTGCCGGGTCTCGATGCGGCGCATTCGCAAGGGCTCGTCGATGCGGTCGACGGTTTCTGCGAGGGCATTGCCTTCTCGCCCGCCGAAATCACCCGGGTTTTCGACAAGGCGAAAGCGCTTGGCCTTCCCGTCAAGCTGCATGCGGAACAGCTCTCCGATCTTGGCGGCGCACGCCTTGCCTCTTCCTATGGCGCGCTGTCGGCCGACCATCTGGAATATCTTTCGGCGGCCGACGCGAGGGCCATGGCTGACGCCGGTACGGTCGCCGTGCTGCTGCCGGGTGCCTTCTATACACTTCGCGAAAAGCAGGCGCCGCCTGTCCAGGCGCTGCGCGACGCCGGCACCCATATCGCGCTTGCGACCGACAGCAATCCTGGCACATCGCCGCTGACCTCGCTGCTCATGACCATGAACATGGGCGCGACATTGTTCGGCCTGACGGTCGAGGAATGCCTTGCCGGCGTCACGCGGGAGGCCGCGCGCGCACTCGGCCTTCAGGCTGAAACCGGCACGCTCGAAGTCGGCAAATCCGCCGACTTCGCGATCTGGGATATCGAGCGGCCGGCGGAGCTCGTCTATCGCATCGGCTTCAATCCGCTGACGGCACGGATCTTCAAGGGCGAGAGGGTTTCCGCATGA
- a CDS encoding formimidoylglutamate deiminase, with translation MATLHAQLALLPEGWQQNVRLTIEAGRLAGVEVGIEAATEDERHKVLVPAMPNLHSHAFQRAMAGLTEVRGPGDDSFWSWRTLMYKFALSITPEQVEAVASQLYMEMLEAGFSRVGEFHYLHHDRNGGHYANIAEMAERIGAASAEAGIGLTLLPVFYAHSGFGGAAPIEGQRRFIHSVDDFARTMDGCRRLTAAMPGAELGVAPHSLRAVTPQELRQVVPMAGDGPVHLHIAEQVKEVEECLAWSGARPVDWLFANMPVTERWCLIHATHMTEDETRRMAESGAVAGLCPITEANLGDGIFPGDLFLGHNGSFGIGSDSNILISVAQELRQLEYSQRLGLKRRNVLAKPEGSTGGRLFETALSGGGMALNAAVGLAQGNYADIVSLDVEHVPYLAADQILDHWIFADGIAVDCVWALGRKRVEGGRHVQRDAIGRRFRTVMRELLTV, from the coding sequence ATGGCCACGCTTCATGCGCAATTGGCTCTTCTGCCGGAAGGCTGGCAGCAGAATGTAAGGTTGACGATCGAGGCAGGCCGGCTCGCCGGGGTGGAGGTCGGCATCGAGGCCGCGACCGAAGACGAGCGTCACAAGGTGCTGGTGCCTGCGATGCCGAACCTGCACAGCCATGCCTTCCAGCGCGCCATGGCAGGTCTCACGGAGGTTCGCGGTCCCGGCGACGACAGCTTCTGGAGCTGGCGGACGCTGATGTACAAGTTTGCGCTGTCGATCACGCCGGAACAGGTCGAGGCCGTCGCTTCGCAGCTCTATATGGAAATGCTGGAGGCCGGCTTTTCCCGGGTCGGCGAATTCCACTATCTCCACCACGACAGGAATGGCGGCCACTACGCCAATATCGCCGAAATGGCCGAACGCATCGGGGCGGCGAGTGCGGAGGCGGGAATTGGCCTGACCCTCCTGCCGGTCTTTTATGCGCATTCCGGCTTCGGCGGTGCGGCGCCGATCGAAGGCCAGCGCCGCTTCATCCACTCGGTCGACGATTTCGCCAGAACCATGGACGGTTGCCGTCGCCTGACTGCGGCGATGCCCGGCGCGGAACTCGGCGTCGCGCCCCACAGCCTGCGAGCCGTAACCCCGCAGGAGCTCAGGCAGGTCGTGCCGATGGCAGGCGACGGGCCTGTGCATCTCCATATCGCCGAACAGGTGAAGGAGGTCGAGGAGTGCCTTGCCTGGTCTGGCGCGCGGCCCGTCGACTGGCTGTTCGCAAACATGCCGGTCACCGAACGCTGGTGCCTCATCCACGCGACGCATATGACCGAGGATGAAACCCGCCGCATGGCGGAAAGTGGGGCTGTCGCCGGGCTCTGCCCGATCACCGAGGCCAATCTCGGCGATGGGATCTTCCCCGGAGATCTCTTCCTCGGCCACAACGGCAGCTTCGGCATCGGTTCGGATTCGAACATACTGATTTCCGTGGCGCAGGAGCTGCGCCAGCTCGAATATTCCCAGCGCCTCGGCCTGAAGAGGCGCAACGTCCTGGCAAAACCGGAAGGCTCGACGGGGGGGCGGCTGTTCGAGACGGCGCTTTCGGGCGGCGGAATGGCGCTCAACGCTGCCGTTGGCTTGGCCCAGGGCAACTACGCCGATATCGTTTCGCTCGACGTCGAGCACGTTCCCTATCTTGCCGCCGATCAGATTCTCGACCATTGGATATTTGCGGACGGCATTGCCGTGGATTGCGTCTGGGCGCTTGGCCGCAAGCGGGTCGAAGGCGGACGGCATGTCCAGCGGGATGCGATCGGCCGGCGGTTCAGGACGGTAATGCGGGAACTGCTGACAGTATGA
- the hutC gene encoding histidine utilization repressor has translation MTNGKEATLHHRILSDIEGRIVSGEWPPGYRLPFEVDLAVQYGCSRMTANKVLTHLARAGLIERRKKSGSFVSQPVTQSAVLEIHSIEAEVRSLKLPYSYRLEKRARREASPVDRQHLELSEAAPVLDLVCLHHAGERPFCLEERLINLTTVPEAETEDFSKSAPGTWLISQIPWSTAEHRIYAQSASAEVARTLDISRNAACLVIERRTWGNTGPVTFVRFTYPGDRHALVARFTPGGES, from the coding sequence ATGACCAATGGCAAGGAAGCCACCCTCCATCATCGTATCTTAAGCGACATAGAGGGACGGATCGTCTCCGGCGAATGGCCTCCGGGATACCGACTGCCTTTCGAGGTCGATCTTGCCGTACAATACGGCTGCTCGCGGATGACCGCCAACAAGGTGCTGACGCATCTTGCCAGAGCCGGGCTGATCGAGCGGCGCAAGAAGTCCGGCAGCTTCGTATCGCAGCCGGTGACCCAGTCCGCAGTGCTTGAAATCCATAGTATCGAAGCAGAGGTCCGCTCCCTTAAACTTCCCTATTCCTACCGGCTGGAAAAGCGGGCTCGGCGCGAGGCAAGCCCAGTTGACCGGCAGCATCTGGAGCTTTCGGAAGCGGCGCCGGTCCTCGATCTCGTCTGCCTTCATCATGCCGGCGAACGACCGTTCTGCCTTGAGGAGCGGCTGATCAACCTGACGACGGTGCCCGAAGCGGAAACCGAGGATTTTTCGAAGTCGGCGCCGGGGACCTGGCTCATCAGCCAGATCCCGTGGAGCACTGCGGAACATCGGATCTATGCCCAGTCGGCCAGCGCGGAGGTCGCAAGGACGCTCGACATTTCCAGGAACGCAGCCTGTCTGGTCATCGAACGACGGACCTGGGGCAACACCGGTCCGGTAACATTCGTGCGCTTCACCTATCCGGGCGACCGGCACGCATTGGTCGCCCGGTTTACACCCGGCGGAGAGAGCTAG
- a CDS encoding HAMP domain-containing sensor histidine kinase codes for MTAPRVRTKWRPPLALIVYAVLLAVMVLPVLIIIWFRAPETTSIRMTPAETAALVVVLTLTLAVAYVLARTITRPINALIARTEEIARGGKVAIRPLERYGTREIATLSQSFLDLAGRLVDRTEYVRSFAAHVSHELKSPLTAIRGAAELLRDDDDLPMTTAQRLRFLDNIIADAERLDALLSRLRELAQAELPMAQGETSVKDVLPLLRNRFPGLEISGAGDTQSTVALPFEAAGIVFANLAENAAQHGATRLELAVGADTRTATILVRDNGGGISEGNRERVFQPFFSTRREQGGTGMGLDIVRTMLGSYGGTIRLRQANSAGTEFEIIVPLTP; via the coding sequence ATGACGGCGCCACGAGTGCGGACGAAATGGCGGCCGCCGCTGGCGCTGATCGTGTACGCGGTGCTTCTGGCCGTGATGGTACTGCCGGTCCTGATCATCATCTGGTTTCGCGCCCCGGAAACGACCTCGATCCGGATGACGCCTGCCGAAACAGCGGCACTGGTCGTCGTCCTCACACTGACGCTCGCGGTTGCTTACGTGCTCGCCCGCACCATAACCCGCCCCATCAATGCGCTGATCGCCCGCACCGAGGAGATTGCCCGCGGTGGCAAGGTGGCAATCCGGCCGCTGGAACGTTATGGGACGCGCGAGATCGCGACACTGTCGCAAAGCTTCCTCGACCTCGCGGGCAGGCTGGTCGACCGCACCGAATATGTCCGCTCCTTTGCCGCGCATGTCTCCCACGAACTCAAATCGCCGTTGACCGCGATCCGGGGCGCTGCCGAACTGCTGCGCGACGACGACGATCTGCCGATGACAACAGCGCAACGCCTGCGTTTTCTCGACAATATCATCGCCGACGCGGAAAGGCTCGACGCCTTGCTGTCGAGGTTGAGGGAACTGGCTCAGGCGGAGCTTCCCATGGCTCAGGGCGAAACGAGCGTCAAAGATGTCCTGCCCCTGCTGCGCAACCGGTTTCCCGGCCTTGAAATTTCCGGGGCGGGAGACACGCAAAGTACCGTCGCCCTGCCATTCGAAGCAGCCGGCATCGTCTTTGCCAATCTTGCGGAAAACGCGGCTCAGCATGGCGCCACCAGACTGGAACTGGCGGTAGGAGCCGACACGCGAACCGCTACCATTCTCGTGCGCGACAACGGCGGCGGCATTTCCGAGGGAAACCGGGAGCGCGTCTTTCAACCCTTCTTTTCGACCCGTCGCGAACAGGGCGGCACCGGCATGGGTCTCGACATCGTCCGCACCATGCTGGGATCATACGGCGGCACGATTCGCCTGCGGCAGGCGAACAGCGCGGGGACTGAATTCGAGATCATTGTGCCTCTGACGCCCTGA
- a CDS encoding response regulator transcription factor: protein MAHRILVVDDEPHIRDVICFALERAGMVSTTARNGTEAMMAFHRGNIDLIVLDIGMPEMDGLEVCRQIRKTSGLPILFLSARDEEIDRVLGLEIGGDDYVTKPFSPRELVARVKAILKRSGNGGGFDNRENMLVAGEVSLARAARTVSFGGTMVTTTALEFSILVALLSRPEMVFSREQLMAAAYGPGIHVADRTIDSHIRNIRAKFSAAGAIGIIATVHGVGFRFGSDLGRKA, encoded by the coding sequence ATGGCGCATCGCATCCTCGTCGTCGATGACGAACCCCATATTCGCGACGTGATCTGCTTTGCCCTGGAACGCGCCGGCATGGTGTCGACGACCGCGCGCAACGGCACCGAAGCGATGATGGCGTTCCATCGGGGAAACATCGACCTCATCGTTCTCGATATCGGCATGCCGGAAATGGATGGCCTAGAGGTCTGCCGCCAGATCCGCAAGACCTCCGGGCTTCCCATCCTGTTCCTATCGGCCAGAGACGAGGAGATCGACAGGGTGCTGGGGCTTGAGATCGGCGGTGACGACTATGTCACCAAACCCTTCAGCCCGCGCGAACTGGTCGCCCGCGTCAAGGCGATCCTGAAACGCAGCGGCAATGGTGGCGGTTTCGACAACCGTGAGAATATGCTCGTCGCCGGAGAGGTCAGCCTCGCCCGGGCCGCAAGGACCGTGAGCTTCGGCGGCACCATGGTCACGACCACCGCGCTCGAATTTTCCATTCTGGTCGCGTTGCTTTCCCGCCCCGAGATGGTGTTCAGCCGCGAGCAGCTCATGGCGGCGGCTTATGGCCCCGGCATCCATGTGGCGGATCGCACGATCGACAGCCATATCCGCAACATCCGGGCCAAATTTTCGGCGGCGGGCGCGATCGGCATTATCGCTACCGTTCACGGCGTAGGCTTCAGGTTTGGCAGCGATCTCGGGAGGAAGGCGTAA
- a CDS encoding M14 family zinc carboxypeptidase: protein MTLIHEQQVERTLDTLVARFADAKSAKVEAWVFDDEKSRSKAEATLAAAGVEAKFRSAYKPLLHFFLEEVDLENLSALHIVYPVHRACPKNRFLLEAYPLAGLVGAARLTFEAGAEDAFYVVTLTARDGNIGTHKVFAPNRLHTDFIGETLLSPTGWLCLDGGTGERLETDYELLFSSAMEAIAAHDWGTKEPYFDELNIAVTLPAQDRRLAVGEEVVSLREALHEDFYFSLLEVFQKKSGRPIGDRGLQPGQIIPEIREGDTISVRIETRPLWTFEASAELQQLGSAMSPVPVAQIRQELAAIKGVAFEARSRTGRAVEARYHAGGDKPVIISGGQHANETTGIVGALRAAQTLSSRPNAHFVISPLENPDGYQVHWRLRTDNPLHMHHAARYTALGDDLEYRSGKELFEKAIRLEAERLSGAKLHVNLHGYPSHEWTRPLSGYVPRTFAMWTVPKGFFLIMRHHAEWTVQAEILVDRVSRHLAAIPGLVAYNATQIKLFETHAGETGFRIINGFPCLISIDDRHTVPLTLITEYPDETIYGPAFIQGHTAQMETVLSAYDAIQAIEEPSQAPGPAV from the coding sequence ATGACACTGATCCACGAACAGCAGGTCGAGCGCACGCTCGACACCCTCGTCGCGCGCTTTGCCGACGCCAAGAGCGCGAAGGTCGAAGCCTGGGTGTTCGACGACGAAAAGAGCCGCAGCAAAGCCGAGGCGACACTTGCCGCCGCAGGCGTCGAGGCGAAGTTCCGTAGCGCCTACAAGCCGTTGCTGCATTTCTTTCTCGAAGAGGTCGATCTCGAGAACCTTTCGGCTCTGCATATCGTCTACCCCGTTCATCGTGCTTGCCCGAAAAACCGTTTCCTGCTCGAAGCCTATCCGCTCGCCGGTCTTGTCGGGGCGGCACGGCTGACCTTCGAAGCTGGGGCCGAAGATGCATTTTACGTGGTGACGCTGACCGCAAGGGATGGCAACATCGGAACCCATAAGGTCTTCGCGCCGAACCGGCTCCACACGGATTTCATCGGCGAAACGCTGCTGTCGCCGACCGGTTGGCTATGCCTCGACGGCGGGACCGGCGAACGGCTGGAGACCGACTACGAACTGCTGTTCTCCTCGGCCATGGAAGCCATCGCGGCCCATGACTGGGGGACGAAGGAGCCTTATTTCGACGAACTCAATATCGCCGTCACCCTACCGGCCCAAGACCGGCGCTTGGCCGTCGGTGAGGAGGTCGTCAGCCTGCGCGAGGCGCTGCACGAGGATTTCTATTTCTCGCTTCTGGAAGTCTTCCAGAAGAAATCCGGCCGGCCGATCGGCGACCGTGGCCTGCAGCCCGGCCAGATCATCCCGGAAATCCGCGAGGGAGACACCATCTCCGTCCGCATCGAAACGCGACCGCTCTGGACCTTCGAAGCTAGTGCAGAACTGCAGCAGCTCGGCTCGGCCATGTCGCCGGTCCCGGTGGCGCAGATCCGGCAGGAACTCGCAGCGATAAAGGGCGTCGCCTTCGAAGCCCGTTCGCGGACCGGCCGCGCCGTGGAAGCCCGCTATCACGCCGGCGGCGACAAACCCGTCATCATCAGCGGCGGCCAGCATGCCAACGAGACGACCGGCATCGTCGGCGCGTTGCGTGCCGCTCAGACGCTGAGTTCAAGACCGAACGCGCATTTCGTCATATCGCCGCTCGAAAATCCGGACGGTTATCAGGTACACTGGCGGCTTCGCACTGACAACCCGCTGCACATGCACCATGCGGCGCGCTACACCGCGCTCGGCGACGATCTCGAATACCGCTCGGGCAAGGAACTGTTCGAAAAGGCGATCCGCCTTGAAGCGGAAAGGCTGAGCGGTGCGAAGCTGCACGTCAACCTGCACGGCTATCCTTCCCATGAATGGACGCGACCGCTTTCCGGCTACGTGCCGCGTACGTTTGCGATGTGGACGGTACCGAAGGGGTTTTTCCTCATCATGCGGCATCACGCCGAATGGACGGTGCAGGCGGAAATCCTGGTCGACCGCGTCAGCCGCCACCTCGCCGCCATTCCGGGCCTCGTCGCCTATAACGCCACCCAGATCAAGCTTTTTGAAACCCATGCCGGGGAAACCGGCTTCCGCATCATCAACGGTTTCCCATGCCTGATCTCGATCGACGACCGCCATACGGTTCCGCTGACGCTGATCACCGAATATCCGGACGAAACCATCTACGGCCCGGCCTTCATTCAGGGCCACACGGCGCAGATGGAGACCGTGCTTTCCGCCTATGATGCGATCCAGGCGATCGAGGAACCGTCGCAGGCCCCGGGACCAGCAGTCTGA